One Campylobacter concisus DNA window includes the following coding sequences:
- a CDS encoding malic enzyme-like NAD(P)-binding protein encodes MTHVTKEEALNYHIGGKIEIRVKTPCETSRDLSMAYTPGVAEPCREINADTELAYKYTNKANLVAVITDGTAVLGLGDIGAVAGKPVMEGKAVLFKKFANVDAFDIELDEHDPDKIVEICKALAPTFGGINLEDIRAPKCFEIERKLQEAVDIPVMHDDQHGTAMITSAGIINAMEISGKDISKIKIVVSGAGAAGIACAKMYKALGAKHIVMIDSKGVIHSKRTDLTPEKVEFALETEDRTLADAMKGADMFLGLSKPGVVTKEMVASMNKEPIIFALANPVPEIFPEDVVAVRDDVMMGTGRSDYPNQVNNVLGFPFIFRGALDVRAKKITENMKMAAAKALAQLAKEPVPAEVLKASGVSELKFGKEYIIPKPFDKRVLTAVAPAVAKAAVEDGVARVKDFDVEAYKAKLAKGF; translated from the coding sequence ATGACACATGTAACTAAAGAAGAGGCACTAAACTACCACATCGGCGGTAAGATCGAGATCAGGGTAAAGACACCTTGCGAGACTTCAAGAGACCTTTCAATGGCCTATACACCAGGCGTTGCTGAGCCATGCCGTGAGATAAATGCAGACACTGAACTAGCTTATAAATATACAAATAAAGCAAATTTAGTAGCTGTCATCACTGATGGCACGGCTGTTCTTGGACTTGGCGACATCGGCGCTGTTGCTGGCAAGCCAGTTATGGAGGGCAAGGCGGTGCTATTTAAGAAATTTGCAAACGTTGATGCCTTTGACATCGAGCTAGATGAGCATGATCCTGATAAGATCGTTGAGATTTGCAAGGCTCTTGCTCCGACATTTGGCGGTATAAATTTAGAAGATATCCGTGCTCCAAAGTGCTTTGAGATAGAAAGAAAGCTTCAAGAAGCAGTCGATATCCCTGTAATGCACGATGATCAGCACGGCACAGCGATGATAACAAGCGCTGGCATTATAAATGCGATGGAAATTTCTGGTAAAGATATATCTAAGATAAAGATCGTAGTTAGCGGCGCAGGTGCAGCTGGCATCGCTTGCGCAAAGATGTATAAAGCACTTGGCGCAAAACACATCGTGATGATAGACAGCAAAGGCGTCATCCACTCAAAAAGAACAGACCTAACTCCAGAAAAGGTTGAATTTGCGCTTGAGACCGAGGATAGGACTTTAGCTGATGCGATGAAGGGCGCTGATATGTTTTTAGGCCTTTCTAAGCCTGGCGTTGTGACAAAAGAGATGGTTGCGTCGATGAACAAAGAGCCTATCATCTTCGCTTTGGCAAACCCAGTGCCTGAAATCTTCCCAGAGGACGTCGTAGCTGTAAGAGATGACGTTATGATGGGCACAGGCAGAAGCGACTATCCTAACCAAGTAAATAACGTTTTGGGCTTTCCATTTATCTTTAGAGGCGCGCTTGATGTTAGAGCTAAAAAGATCACTGAAAATATGAAAATGGCAGCAGCTAAAGCGCTTGCGCAGCTTGCAAAAGAGCCAGTGCCAGCTGAAGTTTTAAAAGCAAGTGGCGTTAGCGAGCTAAAATTTGGCAAAGAGTACATCATCCCAAAACCATTTGACAAGCGCGTGCTAACAGCGGTCGCTCCAGCAGTTGCAAAAGCTGCGGTTGAAGATGGCGTAGCGAGAGTAAAAGATTTTGATGTTGAGGCTTACAAAGCCAAACTTGCAAAAGGTTTTTAA
- a CDS encoding shikimate dehydrogenase, translated as MKTFAVFGDPIAHSVSPRLHNKAIADLALDALYTRVLLKDGNELINKFKSLKLNGANVTLPHKEFALNLADDASEAAQKIGSANTLVLKNEKIYAYNTDAPGFLKAIANFKEAKSVIILGAGGTANAIAYALRSQNIDVCILNRSKARLDKFKDHYECFSWDDYKEHKFDLVVNSTSAGLKDDLLPAPKEILDGILKSAKFAFDVIYGKQTPFLKEAKSQNLACKDGADMLLYQAVLALNLFYNSSLDEKKIEISMREALSL; from the coding sequence ATGAAAACCTTCGCAGTTTTTGGAGATCCGATAGCTCACTCGGTATCTCCAAGACTACACAACAAAGCCATTGCCGATCTAGCTCTTGATGCCCTATATACTAGGGTTTTGCTAAAAGATGGCAATGAGCTAATCAATAAATTTAAATCCTTAAAACTAAACGGCGCAAATGTCACACTCCCGCATAAAGAATTTGCTCTAAATTTAGCCGACGACGCCTCAGAGGCAGCCCAAAAAATAGGCTCTGCAAACACTTTGGTGCTAAAAAATGAAAAAATTTATGCCTACAACACTGACGCACCTGGCTTTTTAAAAGCGATAGCAAATTTCAAAGAGGCAAAAAGCGTCATCATTCTTGGAGCTGGAGGCACTGCAAACGCCATAGCATACGCACTTAGATCGCAAAACATAGATGTTTGCATACTAAATAGAAGCAAGGCAAGACTTGATAAATTTAAAGATCACTATGAGTGTTTTAGCTGGGATGACTATAAAGAGCACAAGTTTGATCTAGTGGTAAATTCGACCTCAGCAGGGCTAAAAGATGACCTTTTGCCAGCACCAAAAGAGATTTTAGATGGCATTTTAAAAAGCGCTAAATTTGCATTTGATGTTATTTACGGCAAGCAAACGCCATTTTTAAAAGAGGCTAAAAGCCAAAATTTAGCATGCAAAGACGGAGCTGATATGCTCTTGTACCAAGCGGTTTTAGCGTTAAATTTATTTTATAACAGCAGCCTCGATGAGAAAAAGATAGAAATTTCTATGCGAGAGGCTCTTAGTTTATAG
- the gltX gene encoding glutamate--tRNA ligase, translated as MIVTRFAPSPTGYLHIGGLRTALYNYLYARANNGKFLLRIEDTDLKRNSEEATQAIKEAFAWCKLDHDGEVTYQSKRFDLYKEYVKKLLDEGKAYKCYMSKEELEELRASQEARKERPKYDNRYRGFKGTPPAGIEPVIRIKAPLSGEIVIHDGIKGEVKFKVEDILDDFIIARSDGTPTYNFTVVIDDALMGVTDVIRGDDHLSNTPKQIVLYEALGFKVPKFYHVAMINGEDGKKLSKRHGATDVMEYKKMGYLPEALLNFLVRLGWSHGDDEIFTIEDMLKYFNPNDINKSSSTYNAQKLDWLNSHYIKTLPYERLAHDMLEFGVDFKALVKGELLLNSLRERSKTLIEMANSANAIINAPKSYDEKAWAKFINENSKEILAKFAQILDRDLDAKGYEELTNKFLEQNGLKLKDLAQALRIALTGSSVSPSIFEVLEVVGSNEIKKRIQNLLKEEK; from the coding sequence ATGATAGTTACTAGATTTGCTCCGTCGCCTACTGGATACCTACACATAGGCGGACTTAGGACAGCTCTTTATAATTATTTATACGCAAGAGCTAACAATGGAAAATTTCTGCTCCGCATCGAAGATACTGACTTAAAACGAAACTCAGAAGAAGCCACACAAGCTATAAAAGAGGCATTTGCTTGGTGCAAGCTAGATCACGACGGCGAAGTGACCTATCAGTCAAAGAGGTTTGATCTTTACAAAGAGTACGTTAAAAAGCTGCTTGATGAGGGCAAAGCCTACAAATGCTATATGAGCAAAGAGGAGCTTGAGGAGCTTAGAGCTAGCCAAGAGGCTAGAAAAGAACGCCCAAAATATGATAATAGATATAGAGGTTTTAAAGGCACGCCTCCAGCTGGCATCGAGCCAGTCATCCGTATAAAAGCCCCACTTAGTGGTGAGATCGTCATACATGATGGCATAAAGGGCGAGGTTAAATTTAAGGTTGAAGATATCTTAGACGACTTCATCATCGCAAGAAGCGACGGCACGCCAACATATAACTTCACAGTTGTGATAGACGATGCGCTAATGGGCGTAACAGACGTTATCCGCGGCGATGATCACCTCTCAAATACCCCAAAACAGATCGTTCTTTACGAGGCGCTTGGCTTTAAGGTGCCAAAATTTTATCACGTCGCTATGATAAACGGCGAGGACGGCAAAAAGCTTAGCAAAAGGCACGGCGCGACCGACGTTATGGAGTATAAAAAGATGGGCTACTTGCCTGAAGCGCTCTTAAATTTTCTCGTTCGTCTTGGCTGGAGCCACGGCGATGATGAGATTTTTACTATCGAGGATATGCTTAAATACTTCAATCCAAACGATATCAACAAAAGCTCAAGCACCTACAACGCTCAAAAGCTTGACTGGCTAAATTCTCACTATATAAAAACTTTGCCTTATGAGAGGCTAGCGCATGATATGCTTGAATTTGGCGTGGATTTTAAGGCTTTGGTAAAGGGTGAACTACTGCTAAATTCGCTCCGTGAGAGATCAAAGACGCTAATCGAAATGGCAAACAGCGCAAATGCTATCATCAACGCTCCAAAAAGCTACGACGAGAAAGCTTGGGCTAAATTTATAAATGAAAATAGCAAAGAAATTTTGGCGAAATTTGCTCAAATTTTAGACCGTGACCTTGATGCTAAAGGCTATGAGGAGCTAACTAATAAATTTTTAGAGCAAAATGGCTTAAAACTAAAAGACCTAGCTCAGGCCCTAAGGATAGCGCTAACTGGCTCAAGCGTGAGCCCAAGTATCTTTGAAGTGCTTGAAGTAGTAGGTAGCAACGAGATCAAAAAAAGAATACAAAATTTATTAAAGGAAGAGAAATGA
- a CDS encoding peptidylprolyl isomerase, translating into MKKLLFLAAGVLSALNLYSAQMINGIAAIVENEPITLYEVYSLKEQLKTTEQDALNLLIRDRLEDAQIKNLNLSVTPFELNDRIEAIAKQNGMTNSQFRSSIQAQGMDFLDFKNNLEHKMLQEKLYKSIAAEAGKNINEQKAKAYFDANPDKFKVFSTARVVVYRAKDPDLLEAQKTSPKLLDGVQTQEVSLDYQSIDPRLAAIISSTNNGDYTQPLQGPDSFDMFLVKEKIGSYTPSFADVKDNVINELYQGEQEKLMSDYFEKLRAKAKIQILR; encoded by the coding sequence ATGAAAAAATTGCTCTTTTTGGCTGCTGGCGTGTTAAGTGCCTTAAATTTATATTCAGCTCAGATGATAAACGGCATCGCAGCTATCGTGGAGAACGAGCCTATCACGCTTTACGAGGTTTATAGCTTGAAGGAACAGCTAAAGACAACAGAGCAGGATGCTTTAAATTTGCTTATCAGAGATAGGCTTGAAGATGCACAGATAAAAAACTTAAATTTAAGCGTGACACCTTTTGAGCTAAACGACAGGATCGAGGCGATCGCAAAGCAAAATGGCATGACAAATTCGCAGTTTAGAAGCTCTATCCAAGCTCAAGGCATGGACTTTTTGGACTTCAAAAACAACTTAGAGCACAAGATGCTTCAAGAAAAACTTTATAAAAGCATAGCTGCTGAGGCTGGCAAAAACATAAACGAGCAAAAAGCAAAGGCATATTTTGACGCTAATCCTGATAAATTTAAGGTCTTTAGCACCGCTAGAGTCGTAGTTTATAGGGCAAAAGACCCTGATCTACTTGAAGCTCAAAAAACAAGTCCAAAGCTACTAGACGGCGTGCAAACGCAAGAGGTCAGTTTGGACTACCAAAGCATAGACCCAAGACTTGCTGCAATCATCTCAAGCACAAATAACGGCGACTACACACAGCCTTTGCAAGGACCTGATAGCTTTGATATGTTTTTAGTAAAAGAGAAGATCGGTTCATACACACCAAGCTTTGCTGATGTAAAAGATAACGTTATAAACGAGCTTTACCAAGGCGAGCAAGAAAAATTAATGAGTGATTACTTCGAAAAACTCCGCGCAAAAGCAAAAATTCAAATCCTAAGATAA
- a CDS encoding SPOR domain-containing protein, translating into MENEELKDILLEKDDEAKGAKLKKLLMFIAALVILFLIIIVAMKLINSSDSTQAQNEADSRLVLPPVPAEQPVDTQVPAQDTNSDVKKGDTQLFEQVPIVPENKQQDDFEDMIKKLKDKEGAKSAPKTEEPKEVVKAVEHPTEAPKKAEAKVEAPAKKAETKSEAKAEKKAEAKPAKTEAKAEKKAETKAEKKPETKVEKKAEAPAKAEKVEKKAEAPAKAESVAKGSYVQVFATSKFNPNADYMKKIAAKGYSYKTIKAGELTKILVGPFDEKGLQKAVNDIRKDVNKDAFVFRAK; encoded by the coding sequence ATGGAAAACGAAGAGTTAAAAGATATACTTTTAGAAAAAGATGATGAGGCAAAGGGCGCGAAACTAAAGAAACTTCTTATGTTTATAGCAGCTCTTGTTATACTTTTTTTAATCATCATCGTAGCCATGAAGCTTATAAATTCAAGCGACTCGACACAAGCACAAAATGAAGCCGACTCAAGACTAGTTCTGCCTCCAGTACCAGCAGAGCAGCCAGTCGATACGCAGGTGCCTGCACAAGATACAAATTCAGATGTTAAAAAAGGCGATACACAACTTTTTGAGCAAGTGCCTATCGTGCCTGAAAACAAGCAACAAGATGATTTTGAAGATATGATCAAAAAGCTAAAAGATAAAGAAGGCGCAAAATCAGCTCCTAAAACTGAAGAGCCAAAAGAGGTAGTAAAAGCTGTCGAGCATCCAACTGAAGCACCTAAAAAAGCTGAGGCAAAGGTAGAGGCTCCAGCTAAAAAAGCTGAAACAAAAAGCGAAGCTAAAGCAGAGAAAAAAGCTGAAGCAAAGCCAGCCAAAACTGAGGCAAAAGCCGAGAAGAAAGCTGAAACTAAAGCTGAGAAAAAACCTGAAACAAAGGTAGAAAAAAAGGCTGAAGCTCCTGCAAAAGCAGAAAAAGTAGAGAAAAAAGCTGAAGCTCCAGCAAAAGCTGAGAGTGTCGCAAAAGGCTCTTATGTTCAAGTATTTGCAACTAGTAAATTTAACCCAAATGCCGACTATATGAAAAAAATAGCAGCCAAAGGCTATAGCTACAAAACTATAAAAGCTGGCGAGCTAACTAAAATTTTAGTTGGTCCATTTGATGAAAAAGGGCTACAAAAAGCCGTAAATGATATAAGAAAAGATGTCAATAAAGACGCTTTTGTCTTTAGAGCAAAATGA
- a CDS encoding DUF1882 domain-containing protein, with the protein MQSIDTSLIKIITTHYYIKRDTIVNKIEYKGKIFFDKFEKINEPLTYSVMKDHEDGKSIIAHSLINASDKVENIVFDYNGRTPDRFWHRAQLLLREEGFINFTAYETKTPGHLHLYVHKGHTTLNEACTLANMLSAKLSQKLAKEWRMFPNQDMPKEFNILTLPYNLYQKERGASWSKYM; encoded by the coding sequence ATGCAAAGTATCGACACGTCTCTTATAAAAATTATCACGACACACTACTACATCAAGCGTGATACGATAGTAAATAAGATAGAGTATAAGGGCAAAATTTTCTTTGATAAATTTGAAAAGATCAATGAGCCCCTAACGTATAGCGTCATGAAGGACCACGAGGATGGCAAGTCTATCATCGCCCACTCGCTGATTAATGCAAGTGATAAGGTCGAAAATATAGTTTTTGACTACAACGGTAGAACTCCAGATAGGTTTTGGCATAGAGCGCAGCTTCTTTTAAGAGAAGAAGGCTTTATAAATTTCACAGCCTACGAGACCAAGACGCCAGGACATTTGCACCTTTATGTGCATAAAGGTCACACTACGCTAAATGAAGCTTGCACGCTTGCAAATATGCTAAGCGCAAAGCTCTCGCAAAAGCTAGCCAAAGAGTGGAGAATGTTTCCTAATCAAGATATGCCAAAAGAATTTAACATCCTAACTTTGCCATATAACCTCTATCAAAAAGAGCGTGGGGCAAGTTGGTCAAAATATATGTAA
- the upp gene encoding uracil phosphoribosyltransferase, giving the protein MQNVKLISHPLIEHKLTILRDKNTQPFQFRMLVDEISYLMIFEATRNLKVKDVKIQTPVAVADAKRLTTKVMICPILRAALGMLDSVFTIIPDASVGFLGFQRNEETAQAEFFYAKLPKDAKERMAIIIDPMFATGGTAIDAVKFLREKGVKEIKFISIIAAPEGLKRFSEIYPDVEVYTASIDEKLNEKNYIVPGLGDAGDRVFNTL; this is encoded by the coding sequence ATGCAAAACGTGAAGCTCATCTCACACCCATTGATCGAGCATAAATTAACAATCTTACGTGATAAAAACACCCAGCCTTTTCAGTTTCGCATGCTAGTTGATGAGATCAGCTACCTTATGATCTTTGAGGCGACTAGAAATTTAAAGGTAAAAGATGTCAAAATCCAAACACCAGTTGCGGTGGCAGACGCAAAAAGGCTCACTACAAAGGTGATGATATGCCCTATCTTAAGGGCTGCTCTTGGCATGCTTGATAGCGTCTTTACCATCATCCCAGATGCTAGCGTTGGCTTTTTGGGCTTTCAGCGAAACGAAGAGACAGCGCAGGCTGAGTTTTTCTACGCAAAGCTTCCAAAAGACGCAAAAGAGCGCATGGCGATCATCATCGACCCTATGTTTGCGACTGGCGGCACGGCGATAGACGCGGTTAAGTTCTTGCGTGAAAAGGGCGTTAAAGAGATCAAATTTATCTCTATCATCGCTGCACCTGAGGGGCTAAAGAGATTTAGCGAAATTTACCCAGACGTCGAGGTCTATACGGCATCGATCGATGAGAAACTAAACGAGAAAAACTACATCGTTCCAGGCCTTGGTGACGCTGGCGATAGAGTTTTTAACACTCTTTAA
- a CDS encoding serine hydroxymethyltransferase, with translation MSLQSYDKEIFDLVNLELKRQCDHLEMIASENFTYPDVMEVMGSILTNKYAEGYPGKRYYGGCEFVDEIEQIAIDRCKELFGCEFANVQPNSGSQANQGVYGALLNPGDKILGMDLSHGGHLTHGAKVSSSGKMYESFFYGVELDGRINYDRVMDIAKIVKPKMIVCGASAYTREIEFKKFREIADAVGAILFADVAHIAGLVVAGEHQSPFPHCDVVSSTTHKTLRGPRGGIIMTNNEEYAKKINSSIFPGIQGGPLVHVIAAKAVGFKHNLSPEWKIYAKQVKANAKKLGEVLISRGFDLVSGGTDNHLILMSFLNREFSGKDADIALGNAGITVNKNTVPGETRSPFITSGIRVGSPALTARGMKEAEFELIANKIADVLSDINNTSLQEKIKGELKELAHKFIIYDKATF, from the coding sequence ATGAGTTTGCAAAGCTATGATAAAGAAATTTTTGATCTAGTAAATTTAGAGTTAAAACGCCAGTGTGATCACCTAGAAATGATCGCTAGTGAAAATTTCACTTATCCAGATGTTATGGAGGTGATGGGCTCAATCCTAACAAACAAATACGCTGAAGGCTACCCTGGCAAGAGATATTATGGTGGTTGCGAATTTGTCGATGAGATCGAGCAAATCGCGATCGATAGATGTAAAGAGCTTTTTGGATGCGAATTTGCAAATGTTCAGCCAAACTCAGGCTCTCAGGCAAACCAAGGCGTTTATGGAGCTTTGCTTAATCCAGGCGATAAAATTTTAGGTATGGATCTAAGCCACGGCGGACACCTAACTCACGGTGCAAAGGTAAGCAGCTCTGGCAAGATGTATGAGAGCTTTTTTTATGGCGTCGAGCTTGATGGTCGCATAAACTACGATAGAGTTATGGATATCGCAAAGATAGTAAAACCAAAAATGATCGTTTGTGGCGCAAGCGCATACACAAGAGAGATCGAGTTTAAGAAATTTAGAGAGATAGCTGACGCTGTTGGTGCGATACTCTTTGCAGACGTTGCTCACATTGCTGGCCTAGTCGTAGCTGGCGAACATCAAAGTCCTTTCCCACACTGCGACGTCGTAAGCTCAACTACGCATAAAACTCTAAGAGGCCCAAGAGGCGGCATCATCATGACAAACAACGAAGAGTACGCTAAAAAGATAAACTCCTCTATCTTCCCAGGCATCCAAGGCGGCCCACTAGTTCATGTCATCGCTGCAAAGGCAGTTGGCTTTAAGCACAACCTTAGCCCTGAGTGGAAAATTTACGCTAAACAAGTAAAAGCAAACGCTAAAAAACTTGGCGAAGTGCTAATAAGCAGAGGCTTTGATCTAGTAAGTGGCGGCACTGATAACCACCTAATCCTAATGAGCTTTTTAAACCGCGAATTTAGTGGAAAAGACGCAGATATCGCTCTTGGCAACGCTGGCATAACAGTAAATAAAAATACAGTTCCAGGCGAGACAAGAAGTCCGTTTATCACAAGCGGCATACGTGTAGGTAGCCCAGCTCTTACAGCGCGCGGCATGAAAGAGGCCGAATTTGAGCTAATAGCAAACAAGATCGCTGACGTGCTAAGCGATATCAACAACACATCTTTACAAGAGAAGATCAAGGGCGAGCTAAAAGAGTTAGCTCATAAATTTATAATCTACGATAAAGCGACATTTTAA
- a CDS encoding SPFH domain-containing protein, giving the protein MEFAYSVPMIVGAVVILFIILIPLLFRRVVATNEVHIVQTSKSTTSYGKDTANGNSYYEFPSWIPIIGVTKIVLPVSVFSIKIDGYEAYDVGRLPFMVDITAFFRIKDSNLAAQRVINLKDMELQLTDIIQGSIRSILASKQLEEILQQRSEFGLEFTTAVKEQLQNWGIEPVKNIELMDIRDSRDSKVIFNIMEKKKSEIEKESRMTVAENKKIAEIAEVNAKQETDVKKQEAEKAVGLKTVENEREVAISRQQACQQVADQEKVTKEKEMEVIRVTDVKQAEISKQVEIVKAEQEQRKIEIDAEARKNAKIKDAEAHKQNQILTAEGEKEKAFLEAAALLETKDKESQGIQKIGSAEAEALRLKELAPVNAQIELAREIGENEGYQTYLISIKQIEANRDVGLEQAKALSAADLKIIANEGSVSNGLSKISDVLSSKGGTNLASMLEGLNQSEIGKGLIDKFIKPNSDSPKK; this is encoded by the coding sequence ATGGAATTTGCATATTCAGTTCCAATGATTGTAGGCGCAGTGGTTATACTGTTTATCATTTTAATACCGCTTTTATTTAGGCGCGTTGTTGCAACAAATGAGGTGCATATCGTTCAAACATCAAAAAGCACCACATCTTACGGCAAAGATACAGCCAACGGAAATAGCTACTATGAATTTCCAAGCTGGATACCAATAATCGGTGTAACAAAGATAGTTTTGCCAGTTTCTGTTTTTAGTATAAAGATAGATGGCTATGAGGCATATGATGTCGGTCGTTTGCCATTTATGGTCGATATCACTGCATTTTTTAGGATAAAAGATAGCAACCTAGCAGCGCAACGCGTCATAAACCTTAAAGATATGGAGCTTCAGCTAACTGACATCATTCAAGGCTCGATCCGTTCTATCTTAGCTAGCAAGCAGCTAGAGGAAATTTTGCAGCAAAGAAGTGAATTTGGCTTAGAATTTACAACTGCAGTCAAAGAGCAGCTTCAAAACTGGGGCATAGAGCCTGTCAAAAATATCGAGTTAATGGACATCCGCGATAGCAGAGATAGCAAGGTCATCTTTAATATCATGGAGAAGAAAAAATCAGAAATCGAAAAAGAGTCTCGTATGACTGTGGCTGAGAATAAAAAGATTGCCGAGATCGCTGAAGTAAATGCAAAACAAGAGACTGATGTTAAAAAACAAGAGGCTGAAAAGGCAGTAGGTCTAAAAACAGTTGAAAACGAAAGAGAGGTTGCTATTTCTCGTCAGCAAGCTTGCCAACAAGTGGCTGACCAAGAGAAGGTCACTAAAGAAAAAGAGATGGAAGTTATCAGAGTTACTGATGTTAAGCAAGCTGAAATTTCAAAACAAGTAGAGATCGTTAAAGCTGAGCAAGAGCAAAGAAAGATAGAGATCGACGCTGAAGCTAGGAAAAATGCAAAGATCAAAGACGCTGAAGCACACAAACAAAATCAAATTTTAACAGCTGAGGGTGAGAAAGAGAAGGCATTTTTGGAGGCTGCTGCTTTACTGGAGACTAAAGATAAAGAGTCACAAGGTATACAAAAAATCGGCTCTGCTGAGGCTGAGGCACTAAGACTAAAAGAGCTTGCACCTGTAAATGCACAGATTGAGCTTGCTAGAGAGATCGGCGAAAACGAGGGCTACCAGACCTATCTTATCTCTATTAAACAGATCGAGGCAAATAGAGATGTGGGCTTAGAGCAGGCTAAAGCGCTAAGTGCAGCTGATCTAAAGATCATCGCAAATGAGGGCAGCGTATCAAACGGCCTATCTAAAATAAGTGACGTGCTAAGCTCAAAAGGTGGCACAAATTTAGCTTCAATGCTTGAAGGCTTAAACCAAAGTGAGATAGGCAAAGGACTAATCGATAAATTTATAAAACCAAATAGCGACTCGCCTAAGAAATAA
- a CDS encoding barstar family protein codes for MKSVILDAKKMVEKEKMHEYLAKKFDLPEYYGKNLDALFDCLCEINEPTLIKLKNENALDSATKVSLTQLFRDVCNENEMVKFELVKDEK; via the coding sequence ATGAAAAGCGTGATCTTAGATGCCAAAAAGATGGTCGAAAAAGAGAAGATGCATGAGTATTTAGCGAAGAAATTTGACCTGCCAGAGTACTACGGCAAAAATTTAGACGCGCTCTTTGACTGCCTTTGCGAGATAAATGAGCCAACGCTTATAAAGCTAAAAAACGAAAATGCTTTGGATAGTGCCACAAAAGTGAGCTTAACCCAGCTATTTCGCGACGTTTGCAACGAAAATGAGATGGTTAAATTTGAGCTTGTAAAAGATGAAAAATGA
- a CDS encoding MqnA/MqnD/SBP family protein, translated as MIFGKIDYLNLLPFHVFLKSAPLSSQIKKAIEFKKGVPSKLNRALNARKIDAAVISSIASKKANLKKLNFGIVAKKDVKSVLVRKNSAPKPDPASASSNALAKVLKLNGEVIIGDRALKAYLSEGKECFYDLGQIWHEKTNLPFVFGRFSYVKNGSFYKRLVAKFLQKNVKIPNYILAQYAKSRDISEQDIKWYLKFISYKIGPKEQKSLRKFFKEYRFLREAIKV; from the coding sequence ATGATATTTGGAAAGATTGATTATTTAAATTTACTCCCATTTCACGTATTTTTAAAATCAGCCCCACTAAGCTCTCAGATAAAAAAGGCGATCGAGTTTAAAAAGGGCGTGCCAAGCAAGCTAAACAGAGCCCTAAACGCTAGAAAGATCGACGCTGCGGTGATCTCAAGCATAGCAAGCAAAAAGGCAAATTTAAAGAAGCTAAATTTTGGAATAGTCGCCAAAAAAGATGTCAAAAGCGTGCTTGTGCGCAAAAACTCAGCCCCAAAGCCAGATCCTGCCTCAGCTAGCTCAAACGCCCTAGCCAAGGTGCTTAAACTAAATGGCGAGGTGATCATAGGCGACAGGGCGCTAAAGGCATACTTAAGCGAGGGCAAAGAGTGCTTTTACGACCTTGGTCAAATTTGGCATGAAAAGACAAATTTGCCCTTTGTTTTTGGTAGATTTTCTTATGTAAAAAATGGCTCGTTTTACAAAAGGCTGGTCGCAAAATTTTTGCAAAAAAATGTAAAAATTCCAAATTATATATTAGCCCAGTATGCCAAAAGCCGCGACATAAGCGAGCAAGATATCAAGTGGTATCTTAAATTTATAAGCTACAAGATCGGCCCAAAAGAGCAAAAATCACTCCGCAAATTTTTTAAAGAATATAGGTTTTTAAGAGAGGCAATAAAAGTCTAA
- a CDS encoding ribonuclease domain-containing protein: MNKRLLPALVAFVIAIIVGTFFFSKEGGEANKNAQILLEQLNKEGQKSQSLAENGSYTSKDEVALYIYKFNKLPKNFITKKEALELGWDAKSGNLWQVSGGKSIGGDRFSNREKRLPEADGRKWFECDVNYNGGRRGAERILYSNDGLIYYTPDHYEHFYLLYEKRMQ, from the coding sequence TTGAACAAAAGACTTTTGCCAGCTCTAGTCGCCTTTGTCATTGCCATCATCGTTGGCACCTTCTTTTTTTCAAAAGAGGGCGGCGAGGCAAACAAAAACGCTCAAATTTTACTTGAGCAGCTAAACAAAGAGGGGCAAAAGAGCCAGAGTCTCGCAGAAAACGGCTCATACACCTCAAAAGATGAGGTCGCGCTTTATATCTATAAATTTAACAAGCTACCAAAGAATTTCATAACCAAAAAAGAGGCACTTGAACTTGGCTGGGACGCAAAAAGCGGAAATTTATGGCAGGTAAGTGGTGGCAAAAGTATCGGCGGGGATAGATTTTCAAACAGAGAAAAGAGGCTGCCTGAGGCTGATGGTAGAAAGTGGTTTGAGTGCGATGTAAATTATAATGGTGGCAGACGCGGCGCTGAGAGAATTTTATACTCAAACGACGGGCTTATCTACTACACGCCCGATCACTACGAGCATTTTTATCTGCTTTATGAGAAGAGGATGCAATGA